In the Arachis stenosperma cultivar V10309 chromosome 8, arast.V10309.gnm1.PFL2, whole genome shotgun sequence genome, TGAAAAATAAAAGCAGTCACACATCTAACTTCTTCCTCAAATTTTCTTTTGGGaggaaaataagaagaaaaaactAAGTGTTACTAAAATTGCACACACACCAAGGTACCCTATAATATCTTAACAATCAACTGATTCAAAAAATAGATGGTGTTTGTCGCAGtccaaaattacaaaaaaagtGAATACATGAATACTGAAGATGGGGCAGGAGACTCTTACCTGATTATCTTTCATGTGATACAGAAAAGATCCTCCATATGTTTTATGATCCAAGGGCCATCCCAATGTGTGGAGTACTGCACCAGGTTGATGCTTTCTCTCATCAATTTCCCAAACCTGCAAGTGCAATGTTACAAAAATTGAGGTGGCAGCAAGAAAAGTTTTACTGAGCATGTTAAGCTATCAGAACATTCAACATGTGAATCAAGTGACATAATAATACCTCTTTGATTCCCAGAGCATATGTCTGATGTTCTGCTCCTCCCTTCTCCCTCAGGTTGTACCTTCCTATTATTTTCTGTAGGAAACACAGGGATGAAGGTTGAAGATCATGCTATAAAAACAATATTTGACAGAAAAGACCGAATCTATATCAATCTTAAAATTGGAATTTTCAAACCTCTGAGAGTGATCCTCGACATCCCTCAGCTAGAAGTGTTATGCGACCTGCATGAGATGCCGTGCTTACATAGTTTACCAATCAAACCCAGAGAGATTTAACCAAATTACATGCAAAACCATAAATATATCTAGATATAAACATATAAATGATTTACATAATAAACAAGGAAAACCATCAAAATCATATGCCTTAAGTGAGCAACGATAAACAAATTGTATTAGGCTTTACTTATATTAATTAACGATAACTAATTTTCAATACTTGTTTGTGTCAATAACTAAACTAGGTGAGGAGCAAGCTGAATACGCATCAAGAAGGGAAAGCACAAACTGaaatgagagaaaaaaacaTGTTAAAACCTTTGACCTCAACACCACGTTGAAACTTCTCCTTCTTGGAACCATCTTTTGCAATACCCATGTCATTTGTACCAATGCCGATAACTTTGTTGTTTGCATCATACAATATCTGgccaccaaaaaaaaaaacaataaacaacaaCGAATGCGGAGAAATAACATCCAAGCAAATGTAGAAATACCTCACTAGCAGCAAAGCCTGGGTATATTTCCACTCCTAACTCTTCAGCTTTTGCTCCCAACCAACGTACTAACTGACTCAGACTGTATCAGATGTCCAAATAGAAACTtcttcagaaaaaaaaaaggaaagaacaGAATCCATGATTTTATAGATATAAAACGCAAAGGGAAGGAATGAATTGAATGTCATAGAAACCTTATTACGTAGTTGCCTTTGTTGTGAAAAGGAGACGGGAGAGAAATAGCACGATTCTTAGTGAGAAACCAAAACTTGTCCGAAGAAACAGGGGTGTTGATTGGAGCCTGCGAGTAAAAAGACACAGTCGGAATCAGATAAAAAACACGAATCACAAATCATATACTGTAACTAAATTCAACAAACAGAATGCACCTCCTCCTGCTTCCACTGTGGGAGAAGCTCGTCCAGCGCTCGAGGTTCAAATACGTTTCCGGAAATAATGTGAGCACCTAATTACATATAACATGTAAAGATTAACTTAATAATTATCAGTTCACGATTACATCAAAGTTAATTAAGCAATTAAGATGAGAGTAGCATGGAACCAACCTACTTCAGCACCTTTCTCCACCACACACACGGATAAATCAGCTCCTTTCTGGTGGCAGAGCTGCTTGAGGCGTATGGCAGCCGATAAGCCAGCAGGTCCAGCTCCGACGACGACAACATCGTATTCAATAGAGTCTCTGGCCTCTGAATCGGTGGCGAAGCTTCGAGAAGGCGGAACCCTAGAAAGGGAGGCAGGTGCGAGGAGCGAAGAGTGCTTGGAATACGGAAATATGCGCCGGGAGAAGGTGTATGCAGCTGGAGAAGATTGAGACCTTGAAGTAGATTTGGTACGACTCCGAAGAAGAAAGGGGTTCTTCGATTTCGATTTGGAGAAGATTGAACAAAACTTGAGCATTGTGAAGAAGAGGAAACAATGATTGAAGTGAAGTTGGTTAGTTACAATTTCAGAGCCATGCTCTTTCTCTACTCTTATATAAGTAATAGTGAATGTGATTAGCACGTAACTAACATCATCTCCAATTTCTGcgatgtaattttttataattttaaaatctgatCTTCTTTAAAGTGCATTTGTCCTTTTGGCTTCATTCAGCGTATGatcatatttaaaaatttttaacatcataaataaaaaaaagtaacacatatttaaagtatattatttatttataatttggataaactataaaaaatacactcaaataattttgttgttgacaataatttatttgaattttattattaacaaaaatattttaaataatttaaaaatacgaTAAAAATGTccaacattaaatatgtatttttaaaatatactttagagattaaattttacgggcctgctacacatacaagcctACAAGCAAACAAGTTGGCCCAGCCCAAACACGAATCACGCGCATGAAGAGAGATAAGATGGCGCGTCAAAATCACGCGCTCAACATTCGAACGGTTACGTATGGcagactcttccacttcttccacttcttccattTCTCAAGGCACTTTCAAAACAACAAAACCCTCTCATTTTCGAGCGAAAATCAAGTTTCAAAATATAGAAATCGTAGTTCGAAAACTGCATCAAAACACCATCAACCTCTCTGtgaagaatctgaagaaaaaaCAAACCAAGAATACTCAACGTAAGTCCATTAAAATactgtatattttacttttcttctacGTCGTTCTTCTAGGGTTTACTATTACTCTTGCTTCTTTGTTATACGTCGTTCTTCTAAGTTATACGTCGTTCTTCTAAGTTCTACGTCGTTCTACATTGTCATTCTAAGTTTTCCTgctatttttgttgatttttgggGGTTTATTCCGTAGATTCGGGGGTGTAAACTGCTTAACCTTGTAATGTGGCTTTATATTGAAGCATGGTTGAGTGATATCTGTCTGATATCTATATAGATGTATCTGAataatatctatgggtgtatctcactgtaatcaatgggtgtatcttctttgacatctttgggtgtatctgaataatatctatgggtgtatctcactgttgtcaatggatGTATCTTGCAAATATctttgggtgtatctgactcatatatatgggtgtatcttactgttatCAATGAATGTATCTTAttgttatcaatgggtgtatctcagtcatatatatatgggtgtatattactgatatctttgggtgtatttttagtttCAGAGAAAATGGCAGCAAGAAACCAAACTAAAGACCTGAAATGTGCCACACATCTCCTGAATGATAAGTTCAGAAACATGACTGAGGAGAAGAAGGCGATTGTGAGGGATCTTGGATTCGGTGGGTTGATGCACATCCCACCACTGAGGGTGGATCACCAACTCTTAAGGGAGCTGGCAAACAACTTCAAACTTGGGGAGAACAAACTGAAGACAGGATATGGTTCTTTCCATATAACCCCAAAAAAAATAGGTGATGCGCTTGGCATCAATGCAACAGGTAATTAGCTCAAAATTATAGATGTATATTAGGTTGTTGCTTGGGTGTATATTAACCTGATGCTTGGGTGTATTTGAACCGACTTGGATGCTTTGTTGTCttcctttttgtaggagatctatttcctgagaaagttgactataagaaactttctgatgatgacaaaataatttatagaaGATTCCAGGGTAAGACCCTCAAAAGTCTAACCGATGAAATGATGGACATCGGCGTTGGCAACGAAGAGGAACGCCTGATGTTCAAGAGGATATTCATCCTCTACATACAGATGGCGTTCCTTTTGCCAACAACGATAAACAAAATATCGCCCGTGCACCTGGTCCCAATTTTTAAGATGGACGGCATAGAGGAGAGAAACTGGGGGGCATGTTTTGACCTTCATGATCAAGGGCATAACAGACTatcaagagaagaagaagaaggcaatCAATGGCTGCCTCTTCGCCCTGATGATAATCTACTTTCATCTTTCAAAAAACAAAGGCAAGAACAGGGTTGAAAGACCACCAAAGCCATGGATTGCCAACTGGACTAAGGAGCAGTTGGTGGAAAGAATGAATgcagagagagagaaaattttGGTGAGTAATCATAATAAGTTGGTGTATTTTATTTACCCGAATGGtgctaactaaaatatctcatGTTTCAGGGGATTCTGAATTTGGCagagacaaaagaaaaaatgagaaaaaaacaaaaaaaaaacaaaaaaaacaagaaataaaaaaaacaaaaaaaaaggaaggcgaGCTCAACATCGTCTTTGGAGACAGAAACTACTGACAGTGACActtctacctctgagtctgAGGCTCAAGAAGACTCGGAGGATTCGGGAATTAAACACCCCggcaaaaaggggaaaaagtaagtaccatacttgggtgtaatttctttttcggtttgggtgtattttgtttatCCACGTTGGGTGTATGTAGCTTATTAAGCAGGGTGTGTTTCGTTTGCTgttttgggtgtatattgtatATTTAGTTGGGTGTATCTCGTGAAtccatttgggtgtatttttagtatgttctaaatGACAATTGTTTGCCTGCAGAATGgactcaagaaaaagaaagcagaggCAAGAGGAGTCAGATTCTGATTCAGAATCTGAATCTGAACCAAGTGATGAGTAAtgtcctgaaattattactcctttcttttggctTCTTTATAAAGATTTTGTGTATTAACTGAGGTGTCTTTTATTGACTTATAGGAGCGAAGAATCATCACCtgggaagaaggagaagaaaaagaaaaaaacaaaaacaacaccAAAAGAGTAAGCACTTCTTTCATTAATATtctgtgataaaattaattttttatttctgattggtactgtttttttttttca is a window encoding:
- the LOC130946835 gene encoding electron transfer flavoprotein-ubiquinone oxidoreductase, mitochondrial, with translation MLKFCSIFSKSKSKNPFLLRSRTKSTSRSQSSPAAYTFSRRIFPYSKHSSLLAPASLSRVPPSRSFATDSEARDSIEYDVVVVGAGPAGLSAAIRLKQLCHQKGADLSVCVVEKGAEVGAHIISGNVFEPRALDELLPQWKQEEAPINTPVSSDKFWFLTKNRAISLPSPFHNKGNYVISLSQLVRWLGAKAEELGVEIYPGFAASEILYDANNKVIGIGTNDMGIAKDGSKKEKFQRGVEVKGRITLLAEGCRGSLSEKIIGRYNLREKGGAEHQTYALGIKEVWEIDERKHQPGAVLHTLGWPLDHKTYGGSFLYHMKDNQISIGFVVALNYQNPFMNPYEEFQKFKHHPAIRPYLEGGTVIQYGARTLNEGGFQSIPYPVFPGGAIIGCSAGFLNVPKIKGAHTAMKSGMLAAEVTFGVLNEGLDMDMYWKALRNSWIWDELYKARNYRPAFEYGLIPGLALSGLEHYLLRGKHPFTLKHGKADHEATNAAQLHSPIQYPKADGVLSFDVPTSLHRSNTNHEHDQPPHLRLRDPKIPETVNLPVYAAPESRYCPARVYEYVADEHNQLKLQINAQNCLHCKACDIKDPKQNIEWTVPEGGGGPGYSVM